Sequence from the Streptomyces sp. NBC_00358 genome:
ACGTGCCGGAGCTACGTGTACGACCTGCTGCGCTGGTTCCGACCTGTTAACTGCACCATGTCCCGATCGTGAACCAGGCGGATCGCCTGGTCTTTCCAGAAGCGTGGTGTAGTGGAGGACGTAAGGCGTGCCCTGATGGAGGGGAAGTGCTCGCTTCCCGAAGTCGGAGCCGTGGCCGCGGGGACGGCGAGAGACCTTCCGTTCGTCCTGGTGGACGCTGACGGCTGCCAGGTCGGGCCGATCAGTGCCTACCTGAGGGATCTGATGCTGGGGGACGTCAGCCCGCTGACCTGCCGGAGCTACGGATTCGGGCTGTTGCGGTGGCACCGACTGCTCTGGTTTCTGCAGATCTCCTGGGACAAGGCGACGGAGGCTGAGGTCGCGGCGCTGGTTGGCTGGCTACGGGAAGCGCGCAACCCGCAGCGGCTCCGCAAGCGGAACGGCGCGTCTCCCCCTGCAGGGTCGGTGAATCTCAAGACCGGCAAGCCATCGCTCCAGGAGGGGTACGCGCCGAGCACGATCAACCACAACCTCAGCGTGGTCAGCGGGTTCTATGCGTTTCATGCGCGGTTCGGTGCCGGTCCGGTGGTCAATCCGGTGCCAGCCTCGGCCGGGCGTCGGCAGGCTCTCGCGCACCGTTCCCCGTTGGAGCCAGCACCGGTGTTCCGGCGGGGCCGACTGCGGCAGAAGGTGCCAGTGCAGGCCCCGCGATCAATCCCCGACCACCTGTGGGACGAACTGTTCGCCGGAATGGGCTGCGACCGAGACCGGGCACTGCTGGAGTTCTACGTCTCCTCTGGGGAATCGCACAGGCGGTGCGCACGACGTGGCCGACGAAGTCCGCCGACAACCGATGGAACCGAAGCCGCGGCGCCCGGGACCTCCTCCACCACCTGAACCAGTTTCCGGGCGAGACCTGGCAGGAGCGATGGGAGGCCAGCGGGTTCAACCAGGGCGGCAACCCCGTGTCCGTCCTGCGATCGACGCCCCGGGACAGGAGCCAGATCGGCACCGGCGCTGCCTGCCTGCCTGCCTGCCTGCCTGCCTGCCTGCCTGCCTGCCTGCCTGCTGAATCTGCGGATCATCCAGCCCTCGCTCAAGGCATTCCGGTCAAACACCTTCCTCTACTACGGGCAGCGCTTCCTCGCCGCCCAAAACGACCCGCTGCTGGAGAAGTTCTGGGCCGAGGCCCAGGCCACGTCGGTGAACCCGATTCACCACGGGACCGCACTGTTCGACATCGCAGTTCCCCTCACCACGCAGGGCATCGCCCTGGCCGACCTGACCCCCGCGGCCTTCCTGCACTACGCGTGGGAGTGCCGCCGTCAAGGACTGGTCCTGGGGGCACGCGGAGCCGGCAGCCGGTTCCCCGGACACCTGGCCTGGCAAGTGCTCCACACGATGGGCCACTTCCCCTCCCACGGGCCGGCGACGCTGAAGGCCGCCCTGCTCAACGGGCGGTTGACGGTCGAAGAGCTGGTCGACCGCTACAAGATCCGCAATGCCGGGGTCAGGCTCCTGCTCATCGCCTATCTGGAACGACGTAAACCCGAGCTGGATTACTCGACGCTCGACAACCTGTCCCGCCACCTGGCCAGCAACTTCTGGGCGACCATCGAGCAACTCGCCCCCAGTCAGCCCGACCTGCACATCGACGGCGAGCTCTACCAACGGCGGCGGGACCGGGTCGCGATCCGCGTGGACTGCAAAGGACGGCGCGACTTCGACCTCATCCTGCGGGCCGTCCGCGCCTTCTACGCCGATCTGCAGGCGTGGGCCGCGGCAGAACCCGAGCAATGGGCGATCTGGGTGGCGCCCTGTCCGGTCTCCGATGCCGAGGTCCGCGGCTACGGGATCCGCAAACGACGCGTCAAGGAACGGATGACGACCTCACCCGGCAACGGCAGCCGCTGTTGAACCCCCCTCCTGGAACACCTGGAGAACCGGTACGGCCACCTCCGCGACCTCCTCGCTCAGGCCACGGACGCAGCCGGCGGACAGACCGTCACTCTGGAGGGCCGCACCTACCAGCGCGTGTGGAGCCGGGTGGATGAACGGCTCGGAGGACCGGCGAACGTCCGCGTCCTCGACCTGGAGAGCGACAAGTACATCAACGTCACCCATGCCGAAGACGCCGCTTTCTGGGAGTGGGCGATCGTTGAGGTCCTGCGGCACTCAGGCGTGCGCATTGAGGAAGCCCTGGAACTCACCCATCGCAGCATCCGGCAGCATCAACGGCCCAACAGCGAGGTCATCGCCTTGCTCGTGGTCGCTCCCTCGAAGAGCGACCGGGAACGCGTCATCCCCATGTCCGCGGAGCTGTTCGCCGTCGTCGCGGCCATCGTCCGCCGCCACACCGCCGGCGTCCAGACCATCCCGCTGCTGTCCCGCTACGACCCGAAGGAACGCCAGAGCAGTGCTCCCATGCCGTTCCTGTTCCAACGCAAGATCGGCACTAAGCACGAAGTCATGTCAGACACCACCGTGGTGAACATGCTGAAGCGCCACTGCGTCGAGCTCGCCGAACAGCACCCCGGCTTCCTTGCCACCAGCTTCACGCCTCACGATTTCCGCAGGCTCCTGGCCACGGAATTGGTCAACAGCGGGCTCCCGATCCACATCGGAGCAGCCCTACTCGGACATTTGAATCTTCAGACGACTCGCGGCTATGTCGCCGTATTCAACGAGGACGTCGTCCGGCACTACCAGGGATTTCTCGACCGGCGCCGCCAAGCCAGGCCAACGGATGAGTACCGGCCGGTCACCGAACCCGAATGGCTCGGTTTCGAGGAGCACTTCGACCAGCGCAAAGTCGAGCTGGGAGGATGCGCGCGCCCCTACGGGACCCCTTGCCAGCATGAGCATTCGTGTTTGCGTTGCCCCATGCTCACCATCAATCCGAAGATGCTGCCCCTAATCCGAAGATGCTGCCCCGCCTCGACGAGATCGAGGACGACCTCCTGAGCCGCCGCGACCGAGCCGCAGACGAACGCTGGCTCGGAGAAGTCGAAGGACTCGACCTCACCCTCACCTTCCTCCAGCAGAAGCGCGAACAGACCCAGCGGCTGACCCGTATCGCGCCCGTCAATCTCGGCATGCCGGGCCTCCGATCTGGAGGAGCATCATGAGCCGCTCGGCATACCCGGTCTCAGTGGAGCAGCTGCACATGCTCTTGGCGATTGTCTCCCGGTCAGTGGGGCGCGGTCCCGGGGGTGGATCGGGTTTCGTGTGGTGCGCTGGCGGGCCAGGCGTTGAGGGCGGTCTCGGCTACGCGTTCGAGGTCTTCGCGGTCGGCCCCGTCGCATGCCTGGGTGGACATGCCCTGGATGACGGCCGCGTAGAACATGGCCAGCGCGCCAGCGTCGGCGCCTTCAGGCAGGCGGCCTGCGTCGATGTCGGCGTTGATCTTTTCTTTGAGAGCGTGCTTGGTCCCCTCGCGGAAGGCGCGTAGTTCGGCCTTGACGTCCTCGGCTGCCGGTGTGCAGTTGGTCGCGCCGTTGATGACCAGGCAGCCCGGAGGGTGGGTGGGGTCGGTGTATTCGGCCGCGGCCAGCCGGAGCAGCGTTTCGACGGCGCCGCGTGCGGTGGGTTCCGCCAGGGCGCGGGTCCCGTAGCTGCCGTGGGTGTGGGCATAGCGCTGGACGACTTCGCTGAACAGCTGCCGCTTGTCGCCGAAGGCGGCGTACAGGCTTGGCGGATTGATACCCATCGCCCGGGTGAGCGAGGCGATAGAGGTTGTCTCGTAGCCGTACTGCCAAAACTCCCTCAGTGCGACCTCCAGTGCCTCGTCCCGGTCGAAGGCGCGTCGTTGCGCGCGTGTGGTCCTCATGAAACGAGTCTATAGCGATCGCTATAGCTGTGCTACCTTCCGTGCTGTAACGATCGCTAAAGCCGATTCGCCGAAGCCAAGGGAAAGATCTGTCATGCCCGTGCTCGTCCCGGACGCACCCGCCCTGCCCAAGCCCGTCTTCGCCCGTATCGTCCGCGGCTCCGGCCCTGGACTGCTCCTCGCCCATGGCGCCGGCGGCAGCGTCGAGGGGAACTACGGACCGATCCTCGACGGGCTCGCCGCGCGCCACAGGGTCGTCGGCGCCAACTACCCAGGCACCGGGGAAACCCCCAGGTCCGAGAACCCCCTCGATGTGGACGAGCTGGCCGACCAACTGGTGGCTGCCGCGGACGCCGAGGGACTGGATACCTTCGCGATCTCCGGCTTCTCACTCGGCGGCCCCATCGCGATCCGCGCCGCCGCACGCCACCCGAAGCGCGTCAACGCCCTGGTGCTGACTGCGACCTTCGCCCACCGGGACAGCAAGCTGGATCTAGGCGCTGTTTCTCGGATCTCCTGACGGGGCTGGGGTGTTGAGGTCACGCTGGTGGTATGGGTCGTGGGGATCTGACGAATGCGGAGTGGGATCGACTGGAGTCGTTCTTGCCTCGTGGTGGTGCGCGTGGGGGTCGGTGGAGTGATCACCGGCGGGTCATCAACGGGGTGCTGTATCGGGTGCGGACAGGTGTGCAATGGCGGGACCTGCCGGAGCGGTTCGGACCGTGGGAGACGGTCTACAAACGGCATCGACGCTGGTCAGCCGACGGAACGTGGAAGATGCTCCTGTCGCGTGTCCAAGCGGCCGAGGACGCCGCCGGCCAGATCGACTGGGATGTCTCGGTCGACTCGACAGTGGTCAGAGCCCATCAACATGCCGCCGGCGCGAGGAAGACGTCCCCGGCCACGGTCGCTCAAAAGGGGGCCGGTCCAGGGACGAACCAGGTCGATCCCATCCTGCGGAAGTTGGCCATCCGATTGGAGGAGGTGGTCAGCTCGGCGAGTGCCTGGGACGTTCCCGCGGCGGGTTCACCACCAAGGTCCACCTCGTCGCCGACGGACGATGCAGGCCCCTCGCCTTCGTCCTGACCCCCGGGCACTACGGTGACGGTCCCCAGTTCGAACGCGTCCTGGAGCAGATCGCCGTGCCCCGCAGCGGAGTCGGACGGCCCCGCAAACGGCCCGACCATGTCCTGGCGGACAAGGCCTACACGTCCCGCAGCAACCGCCGTTACCTGCGACGACGCGGAATCCAGCACACCATCCCGGAACGACTCGACCAGCAAAGACACCGACACAATCGAGGCTCCCGAGGCGGCCGGCCCACCGGCTTCGACAGTGAGCGGTACAAGAAGCGCAACACAGTCGAACGAGCCATCAACCGCCTGAAAGGCTTCCGCTCAGTCGCCACACGCTACGAGAAACGCGCCTACATCTACCTAGGCACCGTCACCCTCGCAGCCCTCCTCATCTGGCTCCGCACATGATCCGAGAAACAGTGCCTAGCCGCATCGGTCTGGCAGAAACTGCATGAATCCGGTGACCGCTCGCTGCTGGCCGAATACCTGACCCTGGTGGCACTCAGCACCCCCGCGCTGAACGCGCTCACGCGCGACCAGCTGCGGGCCGGCGCCGACCTCCTCGCCGAGGCAATTCCGCCAGGTACGCCGGAGCACACCGACTTGGTCCGCCGGATCGACGTCCGGGACGACCTTGCCCGTATCACCGCCCCCACCCTGGTGATCTCCACGACCGGTGATCCGCTGGTCTCACCCGCTTTGCACCGGCAGCTCGCCGACCAGATACCCGGAGCACGGCTGGCCGAAATCGCCACCGGTCACCTGCCGTTCGCCGAGCGGCCCAAGGAGTGGCTGGAACTCATCACCACCTTCCTCGGCGAGCACACCCCCAACGCCTGATCCCCCTCAACTGCCGATATCCAACTGCCAGGAGTACAGACATGCACGCGATCACCCAGCGTTCCTTCGGCGGCCCCGAAGTCCTCGAACTCACCGAGATGGACCGGCCACAGCCGTTGCCCTCCGAAGTGCTGGTCCGGGTCCACGCGGCCGCCATCAATCCGGTCGACGCGATGGTCCGCTCCGGGGCCTTCCCCCTGCTCGGCGAGCCTCCATTCGTCC
This genomic interval carries:
- a CDS encoding tyrosine-type recombinase/integrase, which translates into the protein MDERLGGPANVRVLDLESDKYINVTHAEDAAFWEWAIVEVLRHSGVRIEEALELTHRSIRQHQRPNSEVIALLVVAPSKSDRERVIPMSAELFAVVAAIVRRHTAGVQTIPLLSRYDPKERQSSAPMPFLFQRKIGTKHEVMSDTTVVNMLKRHCVELAEQHPGFLATSFTPHDFRRLLATELVNSGLPIHIGAALLGHLNLQTTRGYVAVFNEDVVRHYQGFLDRRRQARPTDEYRPVTEPEWLGFEEHFDQRKVELGGCARPYGTPCQHEHSCLRCPMLTINPKMLPLIRRCCPASTRSRTTS
- a CDS encoding recombinase — its product is MLPRLDEIEDDLLSRRDRAADERWLGEVEGLDLTLTFLQQKREQTQRLTRIAPVNLGMPGLRSGGAS
- a CDS encoding TetR/AcrR family transcriptional regulator → MRTTRAQRRAFDRDEALEVALREFWQYGYETTSIASLTRAMGINPPSLYAAFGDKRQLFSEVVQRYAHTHGSYGTRALAEPTARGAVETLLRLAAAEYTDPTHPPGCLVINGATNCTPAAEDVKAELRAFREGTKHALKEKINADIDAGRLPEGADAGALAMFYAAVIQGMSTQACDGADREDLERVAETALNAWPASAPHETRSTPGTAPH
- a CDS encoding IS5 family transposase (programmed frameshift) codes for the protein MGRGDLTNAEWDRLESFLPRGGARGGRWSDHRRVINGVLYRVRTGVQWRDLPERFGPWETVYKRHRRWSADGTWKMLLSRVQAAEDAAGQIDWDVSVDSTVVRAHQHAAGARKTSPATVAQKGAGPRDEPGRSHPAEVGHPIGGGGQLGECLGRSRGGFTTKVHLVADGRCRPLAFVLTPGHYGDGPQFERVLEQIAVPRSGVGRPRKRPDHVLADKAYTSRSNRRYLRRRGIQHTIPERLDQQRHRHNRGSRGGRPTGFDSERYKKRNTVERAINRLKGFRSVATRYEKRAYIYLGTVTLAALLIWLRT
- a CDS encoding alpha/beta fold hydrolase, producing MALSTPALNALTRDQLRAGADLLAEAIPPGTPEHTDLVRRIDVRDDLARITAPTLVISTTGDPLVSPALHRQLADQIPGARLAEIATGHLPFAERPKEWLELITTFLGEHTPNA